In the Helianthus annuus cultivar XRQ/B chromosome 11, HanXRQr2.0-SUNRISE, whole genome shotgun sequence genome, one interval contains:
- the LOC110891158 gene encoding putative disease resistance RPP13-like protein 1 has product MAIGEVFIGAFITVLFEKLASGDLIRLARSAGIHPELNKLKTNLALIRAVLADAGEKHIRDRSVQLWLNELQHLAYEIDDVLDELATEAMRRQLNKESYANASTSTSTKLKFIPSKLHAIKYGLKMRSKLEGIATKLRELVEEKNLLGLEDDAERPKRGSRRSEETSLLPIVVIGRESDKEALLGKLLGSESSNSQTPTVNVVSIVGLGGIGKTTLAQLVYNDKKVKEQFELMAWVCVSDEFDVFGINKAIFQAVGGGNQDFASLNLLQVALSEKLSKKKFLLVLDDVWNENYKEWELLQRPFYVGAPGSKVLVTTRKTMVASVMGSVQTYPLEILSDEEALSLFAQYALGKPNFDSRPTIKLHGEAIVKKCGGLPLALRTLGWVLRTKSNDEEWEELLNSELWNLQNESEILPALRLSYYDLPGHLKQMFVYCCLFPKDYIFDKDELVLLWMAEGFLGQPKGDKLVESFGGECFEELVSRSFFQHSTNDKSLYTMHDLINDLATSIAGEFFFTLDDKMDVYNSQEALEKVYHLSYIRESYGAYKKYKALQRARRLRTLLAVSLRRLSSWETFYIPNMTLIELLSKLKFLRVVNLANYNITEVPPSVGSLKHMRYLNFSNTQIRCLPEQVGDLVNLQSLLLSSCHELSSLPNSIAKLINLRHLDIANTPRLNKMLLGLGGLTSLQTLPKIIIGGVGDCRISDLKGMLHLRGQLSIEGLHEVKDAMNAKEAHLQQKKGICDLRMEWTDVFDDSRNGKTEYEVLTGLRPSEKLVSLEIVYYGGTKLPSWVGDPSFVCLTRLTLRGCRSCTCLPTLGHLHSLKELFVESMDGLKRLGSDLLRPSSSWHGIAFPSLEVLKFKDMKSWEEWLTSGGETAGAFPCLHQMSIINCPKLDVVAMELIPSLQVLLVKDCSMAVLRGMVGMSKSIATLTMNNIKGLTQLHGETLEHLKAVEDLSIWHCDELTYLWESEATACEILVNLKSLSVGYCASLESFGEKEEHLTLDMKSITQVRIYGCPRLERYRCPNSIEKLEIEECESLVSLGEKEEHLKMGMEFVKEVSIKNCPRLERYMCPNSIQILEISKCPRLERYNCPNSIEKLEIIDCESLVSFGEKEKHLKMGMESVTEVTIGDCPRMESYNCPNSVEKLRIYGCPSLSLTFPTMDDLPSTLKFLEIKRCDNIESILDNGYGFLPFLCLRCLVISDCKNLKSFPHEKLQKLTSLEEIVIWLCPSLDFPFPCGLWPPNLRFLSIGGLKKPISEWGLQNFPPSLFMLHLYGDENSGVVSFGAKTDEEDISSFRLPSSLIYLNIWGFNELESVSEGMEHLTCLQHLNIHNCRQLRDLPETLLPSLSSLVVVGCSPELMKKCSRSRKGKYWPMISQIPHYILD; this is encoded by the coding sequence ATGGCTATTGGTGAAGTCTTTATCGGAGCATTCATCACTGTGTTGTTTGAGAAGCTGGCCTCCGGTGACTTAATCAGGCTGGCTCGATCTGCAGGAATTCATCCTGAGCTCAAcaaattgaaaacaaacttgGCATTGATCCGCGCTGTACTTGCCGATGCAGGTGAGAAGCATATAAGAGACAGATCAGTTCAATTGTGGTTGAATGAACTCCAGCATTTGGCTTATGAAATAGATGATGTACTCGATGAATTGGCCACTGAAGCTATGAGGCGCCAGTTGAACAAAGAATCATATGCCAATGCCAGCACCAGCACGAGTACGAAATTAAAGTTTATTCCGTCCAAACTTCATGCTATTAAGTATGGTCTTAAGATGAGGTCTAAGCTAGAAGGGATTGCAACCAAATTGCGTGAACTAGTTGAGGAGAAAAATCTTTTGGGTTTGGAGGATGATGCTGAAAGGCCAAAGAGAGGTAGTAGACGGTCAGAGGAAACTTCACTCTTGCCTATAGTCGTTATAGGTCGGGAAAGTGATAAAGAGGCATTGTTGGGGAAGTTGTTGGGCAGTGAATCTTCAAATAGTCAAACTCCAACCGTCAACGTGGTATCCATAGTTGGTCTGGGTGGGATTGGCAAAACCACTCTTGCCCAACTTGTGTATAACGATAAGAAAGTGAAGGAGCAATTTGAACTCATGGCATGGGTTTGTGTTTCTGATGAATTTGATGTATTTGGAATTAACAAGGCTATTTTTCAAGCTGTAGGTGGAGGGAACCAAGATTTTGCTAGTCTAAATCTTCTTCAGGTGGCCCTTTCAGAAAAACTTTCAAAAAAGAAGTTCCTGCTTGTTCTAGACGATGTCTGGAATGAAAACTACAAAGAGTGGGAACTCCTTCAACGCCCATTTTATGTAGGGGCTCCTGGAAGTAAAGTTCTTGTGACCACACGGAAGACCATGGTTGCATCGGTGATGGGTTCCGTTCAAACGTACCCTCTCGAGATTTTGTCTGATGAAGAAGCTCTATCTTTATTTGCTCAATATGCGCTAGGTAAACCTAATTTCGATTCACGTCCAACAATTAAATTGCATGGTGAAGCTAtcgtgaagaaatgtggtggatTACCTTTGGCTTTGAGAACACTAGGGTGGGTGTTGAGaacaaaatcaaatgatgaaGAATGGGAAGAATTATTGAATAGTGAGTTATGGAATTTACAAAATGAAAGTGAGATTCTTCCTGCTCTAAGGCTAAGTTACTATGATCTCCCAGGGCATTTGAAACAAATGTTTGTGTATTGTTGCTTATTCCCAAAGGATTACATTTTTGACAAGGATGAACTGGTCCTTTTGTGGATGGCTGAAGGGTTTTTGGGTCAGCCAAAGGGAGACAAATTAGTGGAGAGTTTTGGTGGGGAGTGTTTTGAAGAGCTTGTGTCAAGGTCATTTTTTCAGCATTCAACAAATGATAAATCACTATATACAATGCATGACCTGATAAATGACTTGGCAACTAGTATTGCAGGAGAGTTCTTTTTTACTTTGGATGATAAGATGGATGTTTACAACAGCCAGGAAGCTTTAGAGAAGGTCTACCATCTTTCATATATTCGTGAAAGTTATGGAGCATACAAAAAGTACAAAGCACTACAAAGAGCCAGACGCCTGAGAACATTGTTAGCTGTGTCACTTAGAAGGTTAAGTAGTTGGGAAACATTCTATATACCAAACATGACTCTTATAGAACTACTTTCCAAACTGAAATTCCTAAGGGTGGTAAACCTAGCTAATTATAATATTACAGAGGTACCACCATCTGTTGGTAGTCTTAAGCATATGCGGTACCTCAATTTTTCCAACACACAGATTAGATGTTTACCTGAACAGGTTGGTGACCTTGTTAATCTACAGAGCTTGTTGTTGTCTAGTTGTCATGAGTTATCTAGCTTGCCAAATAGTATTGCAAAGTTAATAAACCTACGACATCTCGACATCGCGAATACCCCACGATTGAACAAGATGCTGTTAGGACTTGGTGGATTGACGAGTCTACAAACTCTACCCAAAATTATTATTGGAGGAGTTGGCGATTGTCGAATATCGGACCTGAAGGGAATGTTGCATCTTCGAGGTCAACTTTCCATCGAGGGGCTGCACGAAGTGAAAGATGCAATGAACGCAAAGGAGGCACACTTACAGCAAAAGAAGGGAATTTGTGATTTGCGGATGGAATGGACCGATGTCTTTGATGATTCTCGGAATGGAAAAACTGAATATGAAGTACTTACAGGGTTAAGACCTTCCGAGAAGTTGGTGAGCCTTGAGATTGTGTACTACGGGGGAACAAAATTGCCTAGTTGGGTTGGGGATCCCTCTTTTGTTTGCTTAACCCGACTTACATTACGTGGTTGTAGAAGTTGTACGTGTTTACCAACACTTGGACATCTACATTCACTTAAAGAGTTGTTTGTTGAAAGCATGGATGGGTTGAAGAGACTGGGTTCCGACTTACTTAGACCCTCTAGTTCTTGGCATGGTATAGCATTTCCATCACTTGAAGTTTTGAAATTTAAAGACATGAAGAGCTGGGAGGAATGGTTAACTAGTGGTGGTGAAACAGCTGGAGCATTTCCTTGTCTTCATCAGATGTCCATAATTAATTGCCCAAAGCTAGATGTGGTGGCAATGGAGTTAATACCATCACTTCAAGTTTTACTTGTTAAAGATTGTTCTATGGCGGTGTTAAGAGGTATGGTTGGTATGTCCAAATCAATTGCTACATTGACAATGAATAATATTAAAGGACTTACTCAGCTACATGGAGAAACTTTAGAGCATCTTAAGGCAGTTGAAGATTTAAGCATTTGGCACTGTGATGAACTCACTTACCTGTGGGAATCAGAAGCAACAGCATGTGAGATTCTTGTGAATTTAAAGAGCTTGAGTGTAGGTTATTGTGCAAGTTTAGAATCATTTGGAGAGAAAGAAGAGCACTTGACGCTTGACATGAAATCTATTACACAAGTAAGAATTTATGGTTGTCCGAGACTAGAGAGGTACAGGTGTCCAAATAGCATTGAGAAGTTGGAAATAGAAGAGTGTGAAAGTTTGGTGTCATTGGGAGAGAAAGAAGAGCACTTGAAGATGGGCATGGAATTTGTTAAAGAAGTGAGCATCAAGAATTGTCCGAGACTAGAGAGGTACATGTGTCCAAATAGCATTCAGATATTGGAAATCTCTAAATGTCCAAGACTAGAGAGGTACAACTGTCCGAATAGCATTGAGAAGTTGGAAATAATAGATTGTGAAAGTTTGGTATCATTTGGAGAGAAAGAAAAGCACTTGAAGATGGGCATGGAATCTGTTACAGAAGTGACAATAGGTGATTGTCCAAGAATGGAGAGTTACAATTGTCCAAACAGCGTTGAGAAGTTGAGAATATATGGTTGCCCTTCACTTTCCTTGACCTTCCCAACAATGGACGATCTCCCATCCACTTTGAAGTTTCTAGAGATTAAGAGATGTGATAACATAGAATCCATTCTGGATAATGGTTATGGGTTTCTTCCATTTCTTTGCTTGAGATGCCTTGTGATATCTGATTGCAAGAATCTGAAGTCATTTCCTCATGAGAAATTGCAAAAACTCACATCCCTAGAAGAAATCGTGATATGGCTTTGTCCAAGTCTAGATTTCCCCTTTCCCTGTGGTTTGTGGCCTCCTAATTTACGTTTTTTAAGTATAGGAGGGTTGAAGAAACCCATTTCAGAGTGGGGGCTGCAAAATTTCCCACCCTCACTTTTTATGCTACACTTATATGGTGATGAAAACTCAGGAGTGGTTTCATTTGGTGCAAAGACAGACGAAGAAGATATATCATCTTTTCGTCTTCCATCATCTCTAATTTATCTAAATATATGGGGTTTTAATGAGCTGGAATCAGTTTCAGAGGGCATGGAACACCTCACCTGCCTTCAACATCTTAATATTCATAATTGCCGGCAGCTTAGAGATCTGCCAGAGACACTACTCCCTTCACTTTCAAGTTTAGTTGTGGTTGGTTGTTCCCCAGAATTGATGAAAAAGTGTAGTAGAAGTAGAAAAGGCAAGTATTGGCCCATGATCTCCCAAATCCCTCACTATATATTAGATTGA